The following proteins are encoded in a genomic region of Devosia lucknowensis:
- a CDS encoding EscU/YscU/HrcU family type III secretion system export apparatus switch protein: MSEDDVRQRALAVALHYEKGSKEAPRVVAKGRGLVAERIVALAEENGVVIEANPILAEALSGVELDDTIPLELYDAIAVVIGYVLRQTRR, from the coding sequence ATGAGCGAGGACGACGTGCGCCAGAGGGCGCTGGCGGTGGCGCTGCACTACGAAAAGGGGTCCAAGGAAGCGCCGCGGGTCGTCGCCAAGGGCAGGGGGCTCGTGGCCGAGCGCATCGTGGCCCTGGCCGAGGAGAACGGCGTGGTGATCGAGGCCAATCCGATCCTCGCCGAGGCGCTGAGCGGGGTCGAACTCGACGATACCATTCCGCTCGAACTTTATGACGCCATTGCCGTGGTGATCGGATACGTGCTGAGGCAAACGCGTCGCTGA
- a CDS encoding FecR family protein: MLKRSASAIFASIILLASANAADEGTAVGVKPDALSRTGQAEQILVVGSDVSIGDLIVTGPTGNVQLLFDDQTKLVVGPRSTLEIETYLLNGNGSAEKFAVNALAGTFRFISGTSPKPAYSIDTPTASIAIRGTKFDLTVADGLSLTMLYEGALTQCEGTTCVELNSRCDIAVTGRTVSGLYDWPHRERPEYVGYFPLPNIQSAFRPEFRVMGAQACLAPRDTGSNASISPSGGSSTPQTVTTTPAPPCNPRLFNC; the protein is encoded by the coding sequence ATGTTGAAACGCTCTGCCTCCGCCATCTTTGCTTCGATTATTCTGCTCGCGTCGGCAAATGCGGCCGATGAGGGTACGGCCGTCGGCGTCAAGCCCGATGCCCTGTCTCGCACCGGTCAGGCCGAGCAGATACTGGTGGTCGGCAGCGACGTCTCCATCGGTGATCTGATCGTTACCGGACCGACCGGCAACGTCCAGCTGCTGTTCGATGACCAGACCAAGCTCGTCGTGGGTCCGCGCAGTACGCTGGAAATCGAAACCTACCTGCTCAATGGCAATGGCAGCGCCGAAAAGTTCGCCGTCAACGCGCTGGCGGGTACCTTCCGATTTATCTCCGGCACCAGCCCGAAACCTGCCTATTCGATTGACACGCCGACGGCGTCCATTGCGATCAGGGGCACCAAGTTCGACCTGACGGTTGCCGACGGTCTCAGCCTCACCATGCTGTACGAAGGCGCCCTCACCCAGTGCGAAGGCACCACATGCGTCGAGCTGAACTCCCGCTGCGACATCGCCGTCACCGGCCGTACCGTTTCCGGTCTCTACGACTGGCCGCATCGCGAGCGCCCCGAATATGTGGGCTACTTCCCCCTGCCCAACATCCAGTCGGCCTTTCGTCCGGAATTCCGGGTCATGGGTGCACAAGCTTGCCTTGCCCCACGTGACACCGGGTCCAATGCGTCGATATCGCCCTCGGGTGGAAGCAGCACGCCACAGACGGTTACGACGACACCGGCTCCGCCCTGCAATCCACGCCTGTTTAACTGTTAG
- a CDS encoding flagellar hook-length control protein FliK: MSITSQLPPISLAQAGAGIRALANGQTIEARVLGPSANGTTQVQVGRQVLSLTLPQQQPVGATLTLSVAQSDGQLQLSLVSVRPPEAPQISVQQGSLATPATSVQLSPTALSASPAPSGASAAPAAEAVASRPAATAQAPQATSNRSVSTESPARTAYTANATSQAGAATPGTSAAGAPSNAPATPPTGSASAQPLPLGQAGSSIVSTAQTQATVASSPPSVQSALAQGAAPPGSSAQPVGTQQPVQATLPTGVSALPAAGAAPASVAPSAGGVPVRVDIPYAVAAPAVGPTIASSVARPAAPVVAPIVQATAAGALGQQTTSSNFSGSPMSATPMPAAPQGPANPQAALAQMVQQALPRQDSVLSLTGALTAIAGKVALPEPVAKAAQQLLAARTPLDGGKLTGAVIKSAVQQAGIFQEAMLASGQGQAAAGDVKSALLALRQGLGAWLGNQAPVAQVGSVPPPLRGHVPRARAGEGQPPDIPEDPLEIGKMLLERTDAALHRVRLHQNASLPDPNQTRQDTQWSMDLPVIVGGQQQVLHLQIQRDAEQDAERPEDRGWQVRFAINLAERGEVGAQVSLRAKNTSVLLWSDHEDTARSLAIEAEALREELAEVGLVPGAIVVRAGTPHEEPQQPANGAGHVVDAER, from the coding sequence ATGAGCATTACGTCACAGTTGCCGCCCATTTCCCTCGCACAGGCCGGTGCCGGCATTCGGGCGCTGGCCAATGGCCAGACCATCGAGGCCAGGGTGCTCGGTCCATCTGCCAACGGTACGACGCAGGTGCAGGTCGGGCGACAGGTGCTGAGCCTGACGCTGCCACAGCAGCAGCCAGTCGGCGCGACATTGACCCTGTCGGTTGCGCAGAGCGACGGGCAATTGCAATTGTCGCTGGTCAGCGTGCGCCCGCCAGAGGCTCCACAGATATCCGTTCAGCAGGGTTCGCTGGCAACGCCGGCGACGTCGGTGCAGCTGTCGCCGACCGCGCTGTCAGCGTCGCCTGCCCCAAGCGGAGCCAGCGCCGCTCCGGCAGCGGAAGCCGTTGCTTCCCGACCTGCAGCTACAGCTCAGGCGCCGCAGGCGACTTCCAATAGAAGCGTCTCGACGGAAAGTCCGGCGCGGACGGCTTACACCGCGAATGCCACATCGCAGGCTGGAGCGGCCACGCCGGGAACGTCAGCAGCGGGGGCTCCTTCGAACGCGCCCGCCACGCCGCCGACCGGTTCGGCGAGCGCACAACCGTTACCGTTGGGGCAGGCTGGATCGTCCATCGTGTCGACGGCGCAGACGCAGGCCACCGTCGCAAGTTCGCCTCCGTCGGTCCAATCAGCGCTGGCGCAGGGTGCGGCGCCCCCCGGCTCGTCCGCACAACCCGTTGGCACCCAGCAACCGGTGCAAGCCACCTTGCCGACCGGGGTGTCGGCTCTGCCAGCCGCCGGAGCAGCGCCGGCATCGGTGGCACCGAGTGCGGGCGGTGTTCCCGTGCGGGTCGACATTCCATACGCCGTCGCGGCGCCCGCTGTAGGTCCTACCATCGCCAGCAGCGTCGCCCGCCCTGCGGCGCCAGTGGTGGCCCCAATTGTACAGGCCACAGCAGCGGGCGCGCTTGGCCAGCAAACCACTTCATCGAATTTTTCGGGGTCGCCCATGTCGGCGACGCCCATGCCGGCTGCACCGCAAGGACCAGCCAATCCGCAGGCGGCGCTGGCGCAAATGGTGCAGCAGGCGCTGCCGCGTCAAGACAGCGTCTTGAGCCTCACCGGTGCGCTGACGGCCATTGCCGGAAAAGTGGCACTGCCGGAGCCGGTCGCCAAGGCTGCCCAACAATTGCTGGCCGCGCGAACGCCGCTGGATGGCGGAAAGCTCACCGGCGCCGTGATCAAGAGCGCTGTGCAACAAGCGGGCATTTTCCAGGAGGCCATGCTGGCGTCTGGACAGGGCCAAGCGGCCGCCGGAGACGTGAAAAGTGCGCTCCTGGCGCTCCGCCAGGGCCTGGGCGCTTGGCTCGGCAACCAAGCGCCGGTGGCACAGGTCGGCAGTGTGCCGCCGCCGCTGCGGGGCCACGTGCCGCGGGCGCGTGCTGGAGAGGGCCAGCCGCCTGACATCCCTGAGGATCCCCTGGAAATCGGCAAGATGCTGCTCGAAAGAACCGACGCGGCACTGCACCGTGTGCGCCTGCACCAGAACGCGTCCTTGCCCGATCCAAACCAGACGCGGCAGGATACGCAATGGAGCATGGACCTTCCGGTGATCGTCGGTGGCCAGCAGCAGGTCCTCCATCTGCAAATCCAGCGCGATGCGGAGCAGGATGCCGAGCGCCCGGAGGATCGCGGCTGGCAGGTGCGGTTCGCCATCAATCTTGCCGAGCGTGGCGAGGTGGGCGCACAGGTTTCGTTGCGGGCGAAAAATACCAGCGTCCTGCTGTGGTCGGATCATGAGGACACGGCGCGGAGCCTGGCCATCGAGGCGGAGGCGCTTCGCGAAGAGTTGGCTGAGGTGGGGCTTGTGCCCGGAGCCATCGTGGTGCGAGCGGGTACCCCCCACGAAGAACCACAGCAGCCTGCAAATGGCGCCGGCCATGTTGTGGATGCGGAACGATGA
- a CDS encoding glycosyltransferase family 2 protein — protein MKLAFVIPAYNEEALIGKCLESVLAEIKRSGVPADVIVVNNASKDRTGEIARSFEGVRVVDEPKKGLVNARDAGFAASEGYDLVANIDSDTMVPEGWLTTVMSEFAKDSKLVCLSGPYIYYDMASHNRVLISMFYGLTYLIYLINRFVLRVGSVVQGGNFVFKREAWAAVGGYDRSIDFFGEDTDVAVRLSKVGGVKWTFGLKMKTSGRRLEKEGVFRTAGTYTLNFLWVTFKGKPITKDYTDIRPQ, from the coding sequence ATGAAGCTGGCCTTCGTCATTCCTGCCTATAATGAAGAGGCACTGATCGGCAAATGCCTTGAATCGGTGCTGGCAGAAATCAAGCGCTCGGGCGTTCCTGCGGACGTTATCGTCGTCAACAACGCTTCCAAGGATCGCACCGGCGAAATTGCCAGAAGCTTCGAGGGCGTGCGCGTTGTGGACGAGCCCAAGAAGGGGCTGGTCAATGCACGCGATGCCGGCTTTGCGGCGAGCGAAGGCTACGACCTGGTGGCCAATATCGACAGCGACACGATGGTACCCGAGGGCTGGCTCACGACCGTCATGTCCGAGTTCGCCAAGGACAGCAAGCTGGTGTGCCTCAGCGGTCCCTACATCTACTACGACATGGCTTCGCACAATCGCGTGCTGATCAGCATGTTCTATGGGCTGACCTACCTCATCTATCTCATCAACCGCTTCGTGCTGCGCGTGGGATCGGTGGTGCAGGGCGGAAATTTCGTGTTCAAGCGCGAGGCTTGGGCCGCTGTGGGTGGCTACGACCGCAGCATCGATTTCTTCGGCGAAGATACGGATGTGGCGGTGCGCCTTTCCAAGGTGGGTGGCGTCAAATGGACCTTCGGGCTCAAGATGAAGACGTCGGGCCGCCGGCTGGAGAAGGAAGGCGTGTTCCGGACCGCAGGCACCTATACCCTCAATTTCCTCTGGGTGACGTTCAAGGGCAAGCCGATCACCAAGGACTATACGGATATCCGTCCGCAATAG
- a CDS encoding DUF2076 domain-containing protein: protein MLRREDEDAINDLFERLRRVEGQSGPRDADAEALIHQRLSENPAAAYYLAQTVVVQEAALREQQARIAELERSGDRGRSGFLGGIFGDDRPESREPQAQRRGGPWGQPQGGGFLAGAAQTALGVTGGLLLGSAIAGIFGSTPAMAAEDTPPADEPAADDGGMDGGGDDWGGGFDIGGDF, encoded by the coding sequence ATGCTGAGACGAGAAGACGAAGACGCCATCAATGATCTGTTCGAGCGCCTCCGGCGCGTGGAAGGCCAGAGCGGTCCGCGGGACGCCGACGCCGAAGCGCTGATCCACCAGCGGCTGTCGGAAAATCCGGCCGCCGCCTATTACCTTGCGCAGACCGTGGTGGTGCAGGAAGCGGCATTGCGGGAGCAGCAGGCGCGTATCGCGGAACTGGAACGTTCAGGCGATCGTGGCCGGTCCGGCTTCCTCGGCGGCATATTTGGCGACGACCGTCCCGAGAGCCGGGAGCCTCAGGCGCAACGGCGGGGCGGCCCCTGGGGTCAGCCGCAGGGCGGTGGCTTTCTGGCAGGCGCCGCGCAGACGGCACTCGGGGTCACCGGCGGCCTGTTGCTCGGCTCGGCCATTGCAGGAATATTCGGAAGCACGCCGGCTATGGCCGCCGAGGACACTCCCCCAGCCGATGAACCGGCTGCGGACGACGGCGGCATGGATGGTGGCGGCGACGACTGGGGCGGCGGCTTCGATATCGGTGGCGATTTCTAG
- a CDS encoding potassium channel family protein yields the protein MATTDPAQETPPQGLERLRSTLRLLYHGQSPKALRFQSIILVVDLAIIAFFIATPLLRDSESFLWIDYSIAAVLAVDLGARALAASHPTRWIRQLPVIIDIFILITLLAPTWLFNLGFLRILRLWTLSRSSLVWRPLEKRGLADYRDTIQAVINLLVFIFVVTGFVYTAFANRESGIAGYVDALYFTVTTMTTTGFGDIVLPGTFGKLVSIVVMIIGISLFVRLAQLIFRPVKIKFPCPQCGLQRHEPDAVHCKACGHLLNIPDEGEG from the coding sequence GTGGCCACGACCGATCCTGCACAAGAGACGCCGCCACAGGGACTGGAACGACTGCGCTCCACCCTGAGGCTCCTTTATCACGGCCAGTCTCCAAAGGCGCTGCGCTTCCAGTCCATCATACTCGTCGTCGATCTCGCGATCATTGCCTTCTTCATCGCGACGCCGCTCTTGCGCGACAGCGAGAGCTTCCTCTGGATCGACTATTCGATCGCCGCTGTCCTGGCTGTCGATCTGGGCGCGCGCGCTCTTGCAGCGTCGCACCCGACCCGTTGGATCAGGCAGCTTCCGGTCATCATCGACATCTTCATCCTCATCACCCTGTTGGCGCCGACATGGCTCTTCAACCTGGGCTTCCTGCGCATCCTGAGGCTCTGGACGCTGAGCAGGTCGAGCCTCGTCTGGCGCCCGCTGGAAAAACGGGGTCTGGCGGATTACCGCGACACCATCCAGGCTGTGATCAACCTGCTCGTCTTCATCTTCGTGGTGACCGGTTTCGTCTACACGGCATTTGCCAACCGCGAATCCGGCATCGCCGGCTATGTCGACGCGCTCTACTTCACCGTCACCACGATGACGACGACAGGCTTCGGCGACATCGTGCTGCCCGGAACCTTCGGCAAGCTTGTGTCGATCGTCGTCATGATTATCGGCATTTCGCTCTTCGTGCGGCTGGCGCAGCTGATCTTCCGTCCGGTCAAGATCAAGTTTCCCTGCCCGCAATGCGGCTTGCAGCGGCACGAGCCCGACGCCGTGCACTGCAAGGCCTGCGGTCACCTGCTCAACATTCCCGACGAGGGTGAGGGCTAG
- a CDS encoding cell wall hydrolase produces MRALTPNILRIAALAVVATSLGGCSFLGINFAMNQMSEKECMMRAMYFESNRSSAEGMLAVGTVVMNRYNDPRYPKTVCGVVGQKNQFAQGVLSKPMTDSGAVLAAQMADQVLSGARHPGVQNAQHFHTAGLRFPYNNMFYVLEAGGNEFYEKRTVR; encoded by the coding sequence ATGCGCGCCCTTACGCCGAACATTCTGCGCATCGCAGCTTTAGCCGTCGTGGCCACCAGCCTCGGCGGCTGCAGCTTTCTGGGCATCAATTTCGCCATGAACCAGATGAGCGAGAAGGAATGCATGATGCGCGCCATGTATTTCGAGTCCAATCGCTCCAGCGCCGAAGGCATGCTGGCCGTCGGGACCGTGGTCATGAACCGCTACAACGACCCGCGCTATCCCAAGACCGTCTGCGGCGTCGTGGGCCAGAAGAACCAGTTCGCCCAGGGCGTCCTGTCCAAGCCGATGACCGACAGCGGCGCCGTGCTCGCCGCGCAGATGGCGGATCAGGTTCTCTCTGGCGCGCGCCACCCGGGCGTCCAGAACGCACAGCATTTCCACACGGCCGGCCTGCGCTTCCCATACAACAACATGTTTTATGTGCTCGAAGCCGGTGGCAACGAGTTCTACGAAAAGCGAACCGTTCGCTAG